The following proteins are co-located in the Paraburkholderia phytofirmans PsJN genome:
- a CDS encoding CDP-6-deoxy-delta-3,4-glucoseen reductase, whose protein sequence is MAFNVTLRQSGRQFQVEQDEPVLSAALRQGIGLPYGCKNGACGSCKGTVVSGEIEQRAHSSSALSNDEKTRGMALFCCATACTDLEVDIREVAGVGDVQVKKLPCRVNAIERKADDVVVLKLQLPANERLQYLAGQYLEFILKDGKRRSYSMANAPHTEGPIELHIRHMPGGAFTDHVFNTMKERDILRFEAPLGTFFLREDSDKPIVLLASGTGFAPLKAIVEHAVFKNLNRPMTLYWGARRKKDLYLLELAEQWAREIPNFKFLPVLSEPDAGDAWTGRVGFVHRAVIEDLPDLSAYQVYACGAPVMVESAQRDFTQHHGLPEDEFYADSFTSAADLANAV, encoded by the coding sequence ATGGCATTTAACGTCACGCTCCGGCAAAGCGGCCGGCAGTTTCAGGTAGAACAGGACGAACCGGTGCTGAGCGCCGCCTTGCGCCAAGGCATCGGCCTGCCCTACGGCTGCAAGAACGGCGCCTGCGGTTCGTGCAAGGGCACGGTGGTCAGCGGGGAAATCGAGCAGCGTGCGCATTCGTCGTCGGCTTTGTCGAACGACGAAAAGACGCGCGGCATGGCGCTCTTCTGCTGCGCGACCGCCTGCACCGATCTCGAAGTGGACATCCGCGAAGTGGCGGGCGTCGGCGACGTGCAGGTCAAGAAGCTGCCCTGCCGCGTGAACGCGATCGAGCGCAAGGCCGACGACGTCGTCGTGCTGAAGCTGCAATTGCCCGCCAACGAGCGTCTGCAATATCTCGCCGGCCAGTACCTCGAATTCATTCTGAAAGACGGCAAGCGCCGCAGCTATTCGATGGCGAATGCGCCGCACACCGAAGGTCCGATCGAATTGCACATCCGTCACATGCCCGGCGGCGCGTTCACCGATCACGTGTTCAATACCATGAAGGAGCGCGACATCCTGCGCTTCGAGGCACCGCTCGGCACGTTCTTCCTGCGTGAAGATTCGGACAAGCCGATCGTGCTGCTCGCGTCGGGTACGGGTTTCGCGCCGCTGAAGGCGATCGTCGAGCACGCGGTGTTCAAGAACCTGAACCGGCCGATGACGCTCTACTGGGGCGCACGTCGCAAGAAGGACCTGTATTTGCTCGAGCTGGCCGAACAATGGGCGCGCGAGATTCCGAACTTCAAGTTCTTGCCGGTGCTCTCGGAACCGGACGCGGGCGACGCATGGACGGGCCGCGTCGGTTTCGTGCATCGCGCGGTGATCGAGGATCTGCCGGATCTGTCGGCGTATCAGGTGTATGCGTGCGGCGCGCCGGTGATGGTGGAGTCAGCGCAACGCGATTTCACGCAGCATCACGGTTTGCCGGAAGACGAGTTCTATGCGGATTCGTTCACGAGCGCAGCGGATCTGGCGAACGCGGTTTGA
- a CDS encoding acetylornithine transaminase, which translates to MNFNEYPIESLMYITNRPEIVFTHGKGSWLYDNNGKRYLDFIQGWAVNSLGHCNDGMIEALNKQSQLLINPSPAFYNQPMAQLAGLLTQHSCFDKVFFANSGAEANEGAIKLARKWGKKFKDGAFEIITFDHSFHGRTLATMSASGKPGWDTIYAPQVPGFPKADLNDIASVEKLINAKTVAVMLEPIQGEGGVIPATREFMQQLRELTKKHNLLLIVDEVQSGCGRAGTLFAYELSDIEPDIMTLGKGIGGGVPLAALLAKAEIAVFEAGDQGGTYNGNPLMTAVGYSVISQLTAPGFLEGLRARGEYLRAKLLELSEERGFEGERGEGLLRALLLGKDIGNQIVEKARDMQPDGLLLNAARPNLLRFMPALNVTNEEIDQMMTMLRSILDTL; encoded by the coding sequence ATGAATTTCAATGAATATCCGATCGAGTCGCTGATGTACATCACGAACCGGCCCGAAATCGTTTTCACGCACGGCAAAGGCTCGTGGCTCTACGACAACAACGGCAAGCGATATCTGGACTTCATCCAGGGCTGGGCGGTCAACAGCCTCGGCCATTGCAACGACGGCATGATCGAAGCGCTGAACAAGCAGTCGCAATTGCTGATCAACCCATCGCCGGCCTTCTACAACCAGCCGATGGCGCAACTCGCCGGCCTGCTCACGCAACATAGCTGCTTCGACAAGGTGTTCTTCGCGAACAGCGGCGCCGAAGCCAACGAAGGCGCGATCAAGCTCGCCCGCAAGTGGGGCAAGAAGTTCAAGGACGGCGCGTTCGAGATCATCACGTTCGATCACAGCTTCCACGGCCGCACGCTCGCCACGATGTCGGCGAGCGGCAAGCCGGGTTGGGACACGATCTACGCACCGCAAGTGCCTGGCTTCCCGAAGGCGGATCTGAACGACATCGCGTCGGTGGAAAAACTCATCAACGCGAAAACCGTTGCCGTGATGCTCGAACCGATTCAGGGCGAAGGCGGCGTGATTCCCGCCACGCGCGAGTTCATGCAGCAACTGCGCGAGCTGACGAAAAAGCACAACCTGCTGCTGATCGTCGATGAAGTGCAAAGCGGCTGCGGCCGTGCCGGCACGCTGTTCGCGTACGAACTGTCGGATATCGAGCCGGACATCATGACGCTTGGCAAGGGCATCGGCGGCGGCGTGCCGCTCGCGGCGCTGCTCGCGAAAGCGGAGATCGCCGTGTTCGAGGCCGGCGATCAGGGCGGCACCTACAACGGCAATCCGCTGATGACCGCGGTCGGCTACTCGGTGATTTCGCAACTCACGGCGCCGGGTTTCCTCGAAGGCCTGCGGGCGCGCGGCGAGTATCTGCGCGCGAAGCTGCTGGAGTTGTCGGAAGAGCGCGGCTTCGAGGGCGAACGCGGTGAAGGATTGCTGCGCGCGCTGCTGCTCGGCAAGGACATCGGCAACCAGATCGTCGAAAAAGCGCGCGACATGCAGCCCGACGGCCTGCTGTTGAACGCGGCGCGTCCGAACCTGCTGCGCTTCATGCCGGCGCTGAACGTGACGAACGAAGAGATCGACCAGATGATGACGATGCTGCGTTCGATTCTCGACACGCTGTAA
- a CDS encoding GNAT family acetyltransferase: MTTSATLSIRRFEASDTDAVIALWQQAFPEYRDVTRPQRDPHLSIANKLATQPELFFVAVLGERIAGTVMGGYDGHRGWLYSLAVDESLRRHGIGTRLVAHVENALTERGCPKLNLQVLSAKADIRAFYEALGYRADAVISLGKRLGEFADAAPAA; encoded by the coding sequence ATGACGACGAGCGCAACGCTATCGATCCGCCGCTTCGAAGCGAGCGACACCGATGCCGTGATCGCACTGTGGCAGCAAGCCTTCCCTGAGTACCGGGACGTGACGCGGCCGCAGCGCGATCCGCATCTGTCGATCGCCAACAAGCTGGCGACGCAGCCGGAACTGTTCTTTGTCGCGGTGCTCGGCGAACGGATCGCCGGCACGGTGATGGGCGGCTACGACGGCCACCGCGGCTGGCTGTATTCGCTCGCGGTGGATGAGTCGCTGCGTCGGCACGGGATCGGCACGCGTCTCGTCGCGCATGTCGAAAACGCACTAACGGAGCGCGGCTGTCCGAAGCTGAATCTGCAGGTGTTGTCCGCGAAGGCCGATATCCGTGCGTTTTACGAGGCGCTCGGTTATCGCGCCGATGCGGTGATCAGCCTCGGCAAGCGTCTAGGTGAATTCGCGGACGCGGCGCCTGCCGCCTGA
- a CDS encoding ABC transporter ATP-binding protein: MATAMLKIKGLQVNYGGIQAVKGIDLEVAQGELVTLIGANGAGKTTTMKAITGLKPYTIGDIEYMGESIKGVPPHLLLKKGLAMVPEGRGIFARMSIVENMQMGAYLRTDTDGIKADVDRMFGFFPRLKERAAQYAGTLSGGEQQMLAMARAIISRPKLLLLDEPSMGLSPIMVEKIFEVVRAISAEGMTVLLVEQNARLALQAANRGYVMDSGLVTMSGDAKQMLDDPKVRAAYLGE, from the coding sequence ATGGCTACAGCAATGTTGAAAATCAAGGGCCTGCAGGTCAATTACGGCGGCATCCAGGCAGTCAAGGGGATCGATCTCGAGGTCGCGCAGGGCGAACTGGTCACGCTGATCGGCGCGAACGGCGCGGGCAAGACCACGACGATGAAGGCGATCACGGGTCTGAAGCCCTACACGATCGGCGACATCGAGTACATGGGCGAGTCGATCAAGGGCGTGCCGCCGCATCTGCTGTTGAAGAAGGGTCTGGCAATGGTGCCGGAAGGGCGCGGCATCTTCGCGCGCATGTCGATCGTCGAAAACATGCAGATGGGTGCTTATCTGCGTACGGATACGGACGGCATCAAGGCGGACGTCGATCGCATGTTCGGTTTTTTCCCGCGTCTGAAGGAGCGTGCGGCGCAGTACGCCGGCACGCTTTCGGGCGGCGAACAGCAGATGCTGGCGATGGCGCGCGCGATCATCTCGCGTCCGAAGCTGTTGTTGCTTGACGAGCCGTCGATGGGCCTGTCGCCGATCATGGTCGAGAAGATCTTCGAAGTGGTGCGGGCGATTTCGGCTGAAGGCATGACCGTGCTGCTGGTCGAGCAGAACGCGCGTCTGGCGCTGCAGGCAGCGAATCGCGGTTACGTGATGGACTCGGGTCTGGTCACGATGTCGGGTGACGCGAAGCAGATGCTGGATGATCCGAAGGTGCGGGCAGCGTATTTGGGTGAATAA
- a CDS encoding ABC transporter ATP-binding protein encodes MSDNIRLSVKGVNKRFGGLQALSEVGLEIKSGQIYGLIGPNGAGKTTFFNVITGLYTPDSGEFKLDGENYTPTAVYQVAKAGIARTFQNIRLFGGMTALENVMVGRHVRTKHGLIGAVFQTPAERKEEREIKERAIELLEYVGIAQYADYTSRNLSYGHQRRLEIARALATDPKLLALDEPAAGMNATEKVELTKLLDKIRADGKTILLIEHDVKLVMGLCNQMTVLDYGKVIAQGLPQDVQKDPKVIEAYLGAGVH; translated from the coding sequence ATGAGCGATAACATTCGACTGTCCGTGAAGGGCGTGAACAAACGCTTCGGCGGTTTGCAGGCGCTGTCCGAGGTCGGACTCGAGATCAAGTCCGGCCAGATTTACGGTTTGATCGGCCCGAACGGCGCCGGCAAGACGACCTTCTTCAACGTGATCACGGGCTTGTACACGCCGGATTCGGGCGAGTTCAAGCTGGACGGCGAGAACTACACGCCGACCGCGGTCTATCAGGTGGCGAAGGCCGGTATCGCGCGCACGTTTCAGAACATCCGTCTGTTCGGCGGCATGACCGCGCTGGAAAACGTGATGGTGGGGCGCCATGTGCGTACGAAACACGGCCTGATCGGCGCAGTGTTCCAGACGCCGGCCGAGCGCAAGGAAGAGCGCGAGATCAAGGAACGCGCGATCGAACTGCTGGAGTACGTCGGCATTGCGCAGTACGCGGACTACACGTCGCGCAACCTGTCGTACGGCCACCAGCGTCGCCTGGAAATTGCCCGCGCGCTGGCAACGGATCCGAAGCTGCTCGCGCTGGACGAACCGGCGGCCGGCATGAACGCGACGGAAAAGGTCGAGCTGACCAAGCTGCTCGACAAGATCCGCGCCGACGGCAAGACGATCCTGCTGATCGAGCACGACGTGAAACTCGTGATGGGTCTGTGCAACCAGATGACGGTGCTCGACTACGGCAAAGTGATTGCGCAAGGTCTGCCGCAGGACGTGCAGAAGGATCCGAAGGTGATCGAAGCTTATCTGGGTGCGGGGGTCCACTAA
- a CDS encoding branched-chain amino acid ABC transporter permease: MTSIQPIEPSTTLIPEKNLTKTLTVGIITAIFVIAAPMIIGAAGGNYWVRVLDFAMLYVMLALGLNVVVGFAGLLDLGYIAFYAVGAYTSALLSSPHLSSQFEWIAHLAPNGLHVPFLIIVPCAMAVAAFFGVILGAPTLRLRGDYLAIVTLGFGEIVRIFLNNLDRPVNITNGPKGITGIDPVHAGDFSLAQTHSLFGLQFPSVYSYYYLFVLAALLVIWVCTRLQHSRIGRAWAAIREDEIAAKAMGINTRNVKLLAFAMGASFGGLSGAMFGSFQGFVSPESFTLPESIVVLACVVLGGMGHIPGVILGAVLLAVLPEFLRSTMGPLQNMVFGHEIVDTEVIRQLVYALAMVLIMLYRSEGLWPSPKHEDKIAKLSKRSGKKPVRA; encoded by the coding sequence ATGACCTCAATTCAACCGATCGAGCCGTCCACGACGCTCATCCCTGAAAAGAACCTGACGAAGACGCTGACCGTCGGCATCATCACCGCGATCTTCGTGATCGCCGCACCGATGATCATCGGTGCGGCCGGCGGCAACTACTGGGTCCGCGTGCTCGACTTCGCGATGCTGTACGTGATGCTCGCGCTCGGCCTCAATGTGGTGGTCGGCTTCGCCGGCCTGCTCGATTTGGGCTACATCGCGTTCTACGCGGTCGGCGCCTACACGTCCGCGCTGCTGAGTTCGCCGCACCTGTCGTCGCAGTTCGAGTGGATCGCGCATCTCGCGCCGAATGGCCTGCACGTGCCGTTCCTGATCATCGTGCCCTGCGCGATGGCGGTTGCCGCGTTCTTCGGTGTGATTCTCGGCGCACCGACGCTGCGTCTGCGCGGCGACTACCTCGCCATCGTGACGTTGGGCTTCGGGGAAATCGTCCGGATCTTCCTGAACAACCTCGACCGTCCGGTGAACATCACCAACGGCCCGAAGGGGATCACGGGGATCGACCCGGTGCACGCCGGCGACTTCAGCCTCGCGCAAACGCACTCGCTGTTCGGCTTGCAGTTCCCGTCGGTGTACTCGTACTACTACCTGTTCGTGCTGGCCGCGCTGCTGGTGATCTGGGTGTGTACGCGCCTGCAGCACTCGCGCATCGGCCGTGCATGGGCCGCGATCCGCGAAGACGAAATTGCCGCCAAGGCGATGGGCATCAACACCCGTAACGTGAAGCTGCTGGCGTTTGCAATGGGCGCGTCGTTCGGCGGCCTGTCGGGCGCGATGTTCGGCTCGTTCCAGGGCTTCGTGTCGCCGGAATCGTTCACGCTGCCGGAGTCGATCGTGGTGCTGGCGTGCGTGGTGCTGGGCGGCATGGGCCACATTCCGGGCGTGATTCTCGGCGCGGTGCTGCTCGCGGTGCTGCCGGAATTCCTGCGCTCGACGATGGGTCCGCTGCAGAACATGGTGTTCGGCCATGAAATCGTCGATACGGAAGTGATCCGTCAGCTGGTCTACGCATTGGCCATGGTGCTGATCATGCTGTACCGCTCGGAAGGCTTGTGGCCGTCGCCCAAGCATGAAGACAAGATCGCGAAACTGTCGAAGCGTAGCGGCAAGAAGCCGGTACGGGCCTAA
- a CDS encoding branched-chain amino acid ABC transporter permease: MDIFIQQVLNGLVLGSVYAIIALGYTMVYGILGIINFAHGDVLMVGAMVALSAIGVLQNHFPGLGNVPTLIIALIIAAIVCAAVGYTIERVAYRPLRKAPRLAPLITAIGVSILLQTLAMMIWSRNPLPFPQLLPTDPLNVIKATDTTPGAVISMTEIVIIVVAFLVMGGLLLLVHKTKLGRAMRAIAENPGNASLMGVNPNFVISATFMIGSALAALAGVMIASEYGNAHFYMGFIPGLKAFTAAVLGGIGNLGGAMVGGVILGLIEQLGAGYIGNLTGGVFGSNYQDVFAFIVLIIVLVFRPSGLLGERVADRA, translated from the coding sequence ATGGATATTTTCATCCAGCAGGTCCTCAACGGGCTGGTGCTTGGCAGCGTTTACGCCATCATCGCACTGGGCTATACGATGGTTTACGGCATCTTGGGCATCATCAACTTCGCTCACGGCGATGTGTTGATGGTGGGCGCGATGGTTGCGCTCTCAGCCATAGGCGTGCTTCAGAACCACTTCCCCGGCCTCGGCAATGTGCCGACGCTCATCATCGCGCTGATCATTGCGGCCATTGTGTGCGCGGCGGTCGGCTACACGATCGAGCGCGTCGCCTACCGGCCGTTGCGCAAGGCGCCGCGTCTCGCCCCGCTGATCACCGCGATCGGCGTGTCGATCCTGCTGCAGACGCTGGCCATGATGATCTGGTCGCGCAACCCGCTGCCGTTTCCGCAGCTGTTGCCCACCGACCCGCTGAACGTGATCAAGGCCACCGACACGACGCCTGGCGCCGTGATCTCGATGACTGAAATCGTGATCATCGTGGTGGCGTTCCTCGTGATGGGCGGCCTGCTGCTGCTGGTCCACAAGACCAAGCTCGGCCGCGCGATGCGAGCCATCGCGGAAAACCCGGGCAATGCCTCGCTGATGGGCGTGAACCCGAACTTCGTGATCTCGGCCACCTTCATGATCGGCTCGGCGCTCGCCGCTCTGGCCGGCGTGATGATCGCGTCGGAATACGGCAACGCGCACTTCTATATGGGCTTCATCCCCGGCCTGAAGGCCTTCACCGCGGCGGTGCTCGGCGGTATCGGCAATCTCGGCGGCGCGATGGTGGGCGGCGTGATTCTTGGCCTGATCGAACAGTTGGGCGCCGGCTATATCGGCAACCTCACTGGCGGTGTGTTCGGCAGTAACTATCAGGACGTGTTCGCTTTCATCGTGCTGATCATCGTGCTGGTGTTCCGTCCGTCGGGCCTGCTTGGCGAACGTGTTGCGGATCGCGCCTGA
- a CDS encoding branched-chain amino acid ABC transporter substrate-binding protein gives MRVRFAYAVSIAAAVAMLTACGKKQDGEAGAGASAATVAAAPASEATVVKIGHAAPLTGPIAHLGKDNENGARLAIDEINTQGLTIDGHKIQLELDAQDDAADPKTGTAVAEKFVDDHVVAVVGHLNSGVSIPASKIYSDAGILEISPSSTNPGYTQQGFKTTYRVVATDAQQGPALANYATKVLNAKRIAIVDDSSVYGKGLADEFAKTVQASGAKIVARESTNDRATEFQAVLRKIKRVQPDVIMFGGMDATGGPFTKQAAALGIRAKILGGDGVCTDKVGELAGTAVQNLVCSEAGLALSKMDKGADFEKKYVDRFHTPVQIYAPFTYDAVYVIVDAMKRANSIEAPKVLAAMPSTDYNGVIGHIAFDDKGDLKEGAITLYDFKDGKKAVLDVVKM, from the coding sequence ATGCGAGTCAGATTTGCTTACGCCGTGTCCATCGCGGCCGCGGTTGCGATGTTGACCGCGTGCGGCAAGAAACAGGATGGCGAGGCGGGAGCGGGTGCGTCGGCGGCTACGGTTGCGGCGGCACCGGCGAGCGAAGCGACTGTCGTGAAGATCGGCCATGCGGCCCCATTGACCGGGCCCATTGCTCATCTCGGTAAAGACAATGAAAACGGCGCGCGTTTGGCGATCGATGAAATCAACACCCAGGGTTTGACTATCGACGGCCACAAGATCCAGTTGGAGCTCGATGCGCAAGACGACGCCGCGGACCCGAAAACGGGCACGGCGGTCGCTGAAAAATTCGTCGACGATCATGTCGTCGCCGTGGTCGGCCACTTGAATTCTGGCGTCTCGATTCCGGCGTCCAAGATATATAGCGATGCCGGGATCCTGGAAATCTCGCCGTCGTCCACGAACCCGGGGTACACGCAACAAGGTTTCAAGACGACATATCGCGTGGTCGCGACCGATGCCCAGCAGGGGCCGGCGCTCGCCAACTACGCAACGAAAGTGCTCAACGCGAAACGCATCGCGATCGTCGATGACTCGAGCGTCTACGGCAAGGGCCTGGCGGACGAGTTTGCGAAGACAGTACAGGCGAGCGGGGCAAAGATCGTTGCGCGCGAAAGCACGAATGACAGGGCTACGGAGTTTCAGGCCGTCCTTAGGAAGATCAAGCGTGTTCAGCCGGACGTGATCATGTTCGGCGGCATGGACGCAACGGGCGGGCCGTTCACCAAACAGGCGGCGGCGCTCGGTATCAGGGCAAAAATCCTTGGCGGCGACGGTGTGTGTACCGACAAGGTGGGTGAGCTGGCGGGAACCGCCGTGCAAAACCTGGTCTGTTCGGAGGCAGGACTTGCGCTTTCGAAAATGGACAAGGGAGCGGACTTCGAAAAGAAGTACGTGGACCGCTTCCACACACCGGTGCAGATTTACGCGCCGTTCACGTATGACGCTGTGTACGTGATTGTCGATGCAATGAAGCGCGCTAATTCGATCGAGGCGCCCAAGGTGCTGGCTGCGATGCCATCGACCGATTACAACGGGGTAATCGGTCACATCGCGTTCGACGACAAGGGTGATTTGAAAGAGGGCGCCATTACGCTTTACGACTTCAAGGACGGCAAGAAAGCAGTTCTCGACGTCGTGAAGATGTGA
- the ispH gene encoding 4-hydroxy-3-methylbut-2-enyl diphosphate reductase produces MSTTDTTLAETEILLAQPRGFCAGVDRAIEIVERAIKLHGSPIYVRHEIVHNAYVVEDLRKKGAIFIERLEEVPAGNTVIFSAHGVSKAVRSEAESRGLRVYDATCPLVTKVHIEVAKMRQDGFDIVMIGHKGHPEVEGTMGQAGEGMHLVEDIDDVQALQLADPERIAFVTQTTLSVDDAAEIIGALKAKYPSIREPKKQDICYATQNRQDAVKFMAPQCDVVIVVGSPNSSNSNRLRELAEKLGVPAYMVDSPDQIDPVWVEGKRRIGVTAGASAPEVLAQAVIARLRELGVRNVRALEGIEENIAFPLPRGLGLPA; encoded by the coding sequence ATGAGCACCACGGATACGACTCTTGCTGAAACCGAGATCCTGCTGGCGCAGCCGCGCGGGTTCTGCGCCGGCGTCGACCGGGCGATCGAGATCGTCGAGCGGGCTATCAAACTGCACGGCTCGCCGATCTACGTGCGTCACGAGATTGTCCATAACGCCTATGTCGTCGAGGATCTGCGCAAAAAAGGCGCGATCTTCATCGAGCGGCTTGAAGAAGTGCCGGCCGGCAATACGGTCATTTTCAGCGCGCACGGGGTGTCGAAGGCCGTGCGTTCGGAAGCCGAGTCGCGCGGGCTGCGCGTGTACGACGCGACGTGTCCGCTCGTGACCAAAGTACATATCGAAGTCGCAAAGATGCGCCAGGACGGCTTCGACATCGTGATGATCGGCCACAAGGGCCATCCTGAAGTCGAAGGCACGATGGGGCAGGCGGGCGAGGGCATGCATCTGGTGGAAGACATCGACGACGTGCAGGCCTTGCAGCTGGCCGACCCCGAGCGGATCGCCTTCGTTACGCAAACCACGCTATCGGTCGACGACGCCGCCGAGATCATCGGCGCGTTGAAGGCCAAATACCCGTCCATCCGCGAGCCGAAGAAGCAGGACATCTGCTACGCCACGCAAAACCGCCAAGACGCGGTGAAGTTCATGGCGCCGCAGTGCGACGTCGTGATCGTAGTCGGCAGCCCGAATAGTTCGAACTCCAACCGGCTGCGCGAACTGGCCGAAAAGCTCGGCGTGCCCGCCTATATGGTGGACTCGCCTGATCAGATCGATCCGGTCTGGGTGGAAGGCAAACGCCGCATCGGCGTGACGGCCGGCGCCTCGGCGCCGGAAGTGCTGGCGCAGGCTGTTATAGCCCGGCTGCGTGAGCTCGGCGTGCGCAACGTGCGCGCGCTGGAGGGCATCGAGGAAAACATCGCGTTTCCGCTGCCGCGCGGGCTCGGTCTGCCGGCCTGA
- a CDS encoding FKBP-type peptidyl-prolyl cis-trans isomerase has translation MSIIDISEVKPGSHVTLHYRLSLADGAEVINTFNDKPATLLLGAGQLAPPLEDILLGLKVGHHSTFQLAPGEAFGPRNPELIQRVSLATLRENSMIGEDFSPGDLVEFNAPGGGRYAGVLKEVGETSALFDFNHPLAGQALAFEVKIIGIL, from the coding sequence ATGAGCATCATCGACATTTCCGAAGTGAAACCCGGTTCACATGTGACGCTTCACTACCGGCTTTCCCTTGCCGATGGCGCCGAAGTCATCAATACGTTTAACGACAAGCCGGCCACGCTGCTGCTCGGCGCCGGCCAACTGGCGCCGCCGTTGGAAGATATTCTGCTAGGTTTGAAGGTTGGCCACCACTCGACCTTTCAGCTAGCGCCGGGCGAGGCGTTCGGTCCCCGCAATCCGGAATTGATTCAGCGCGTGTCGCTGGCCACGTTGCGGGAAAACAGCATGATCGGCGAGGATTTTTCGCCGGGCGACCTGGTCGAATTCAACGCGCCGGGTGGCGGCCGTTACGCGGGCGTCCTTAAAGAAGTCGGCGAAACCTCGGCTCTGTTCGATTTCAACCACCCGCTTGCTGGCCAGGCGCTGGCATTTGAAGTGAAAATCATCGGGATTCTGTAA
- the radC gene encoding RadC family protein, with amino-acid sequence MAEDATLVDETALEAAAGESPPSNATACGELAPSPLLRGKWLKDDMPRERLLRQGPGVLSDTEMIVLILGSGLPGHDVFSVARELLDRFGSLRAMLDATYTDFDGLRGIGPAKKAQLLAIMEMARRSLVDKLRSRSLLNSPEAVENYLRLRIGGRPLEVFVSLFLDARHRLIHCEESAQGTLTRMAVYPREIVRRALSLNAASLIVAHNHPSGAVQPSASDCRLTHTLRDALTLIDVQLVDHLVVGVDSVYSFARAGWP; translated from the coding sequence ATGGCAGAAGACGCCACCCTGGTTGACGAAACCGCCCTCGAGGCGGCCGCCGGCGAGTCGCCGCCGTCCAACGCGACGGCTTGCGGCGAACTTGCGCCCTCGCCGCTGTTGCGGGGCAAATGGCTTAAAGACGACATGCCGCGCGAGCGGTTGCTGAGGCAAGGGCCCGGCGTGCTGTCGGATACCGAGATGATCGTGTTGATACTTGGGTCCGGCCTGCCCGGTCACGACGTCTTCAGCGTCGCGCGCGAGTTGCTGGACCGCTTCGGCTCGCTGCGCGCCATGCTCGACGCGACCTACACGGATTTCGACGGCCTGCGCGGCATCGGCCCGGCGAAAAAAGCGCAACTGCTCGCCATCATGGAAATGGCGCGACGTTCGTTAGTCGACAAGCTGCGTTCGCGCTCGCTGCTGAATTCACCTGAAGCCGTGGAAAATTACCTGCGTTTGCGGATCGGCGGCCGTCCACTGGAGGTTTTCGTATCGCTCTTCCTCGACGCGCGGCATCGATTGATACACTGCGAGGAAAGCGCGCAAGGCACACTCACGCGCATGGCCGTGTATCCGCGCGAAATCGTGCGGCGCGCACTGAGCCTGAATGCGGCCAGCCTGATCGTCGCGCACAATCACCCGTCTGGCGCGGTCCAGCCGAGCGCAAGCGACTGCCGTCTGACGCATACGCTGCGCGACGCCCTGACACTGATCGACGTGCAACTGGTCGATCATCTGGTGGTCGGCGTCGACAGCGTTTACTCGTTTGCGCGCGCCGGCTGGCCGTGA
- the rpmB gene encoding 50S ribosomal protein L28: MARVCQVTGKAPMSGNNVSHANNKTKRRFLPNLQSRRIWVESENRFVRLRISNAGLRLIDKNGIDSVLADLRARGEA, translated from the coding sequence ATGGCACGCGTATGCCAAGTAACTGGGAAAGCGCCGATGAGCGGCAACAACGTTTCCCACGCGAACAACAAAACCAAGCGCCGGTTCCTGCCGAACCTGCAAAGCCGCCGTATCTGGGTGGAAAGCGAAAACCGTTTCGTGCGTCTGCGCATTTCGAACGCCGGTCTGCGCTTGATTGACAAGAACGGCATCGACTCCGTGCTCGCAGATCTGCGCGCACGCGGCGAAGCCTAA
- the rpmG gene encoding 50S ribosomal protein L33 encodes MAKGARDKIKLESTAGTGHFYTTTKNKRNMPEKMLIKKFDPVVRKHVEYKETKIK; translated from the coding sequence ATGGCAAAAGGCGCACGCGACAAGATCAAGTTGGAATCGACCGCAGGCACGGGTCACTTCTATACGACGACGAAGAACAAACGCAACATGCCGGAAAAGATGCTGATCAAGAAGTTTGATCCGGTCGTCCGTAAGCACGTTGAGTACAAGGAAACCAAGATTAAATAA